The proteins below come from a single Terriglobales bacterium genomic window:
- a CDS encoding archease, with translation MEHFEEIEHTADWAFRIRGRTLAELFLNAARAVCWPRGAAPQFEPSVMREVSVEGVDRETLLVNWLNELLYLQETKGEAYNRFEITEISETSLRARVEGRTREASDANPIKAVTFHDLRITEEKDGFEVTVVVDV, from the coding sequence ATGGAGCATTTCGAGGAAATCGAGCACACCGCGGACTGGGCGTTCCGCATACGGGGCCGGACGCTCGCCGAGTTGTTCCTGAACGCGGCACGCGCAGTGTGCTGGCCGCGAGGGGCGGCGCCGCAGTTCGAGCCGTCCGTCATGCGCGAAGTTTCCGTCGAGGGCGTGGATCGGGAGACGCTGCTGGTCAACTGGCTGAACGAGTTGCTCTACCTGCAGGAGACCAAGGGCGAAGCGTACAATCGCTTTGAGATCACGGAGATTTCCGAAACCAGCTTGCGGGCGCGCGTGGAGGGCCGAACACGGGAAGCGTCCGACGCCAATCCCATCAAGGCGGTGACGTTCCACGATCTGCGGATTACTGAAGAGAAAGACGGATTCGAGGTGACGGTGGTCGTCGATGTGTAG
- a CDS encoding multidrug efflux RND transporter permease subunit: protein MFVNFFIRRPVFATVCSLLIILAGATAIPRLPVAQYPVLAPPQVSVFANYTGANAQAVETSVTTLLEQAINGSEGMRYMSSTSGNDGSSSVTATFALDRNLDIAAVDVQNRASTVLGRLPAEVQTTGIGIFKNSGSFVLAVGVYSEDGRYDSQFISNYLDVYVRDPLKRVKGVGDVMIFGERKYAMRLWLDPLRLAKRKLTAGDVVAALREQNVQVAAGQVGQSPTIAGQQFQISVRAVGRLTEPSEFENIVLKRGEDGSLVQLRDVGRAELGAESYDSNLFYNGYPALGLGVMQLSNANALEVAAGVRQELDRLAKQFPPGLKYQIAFDTTAAVGQSIREVLKTLAEAIVIVILVIFLFLQTWRSTLIPAVTIPVSLIGTFAFAKLFGFSINTLTLFGITLATGLVVDDAIVVIENVERHIQEGMADARRATQVAMSEVTGAVIATSLVLVAVFVPVGFFPGTTGRLYQQFALTIAFSIALSAFNALTLSPALAALLLRRYHGTRNPLLNSFNQGLARATEAYSNLIPVLERRRLPVVVVFLIGLTAAYGVYQVVPTSFVPDEDQGWFMVLVQAPEGASLEYTTAVANQAGKILLQNPDVTGVFSVPGWSFGGAAPNRAMIFMNMKDIEERKGEGHSLAEVVNAVRGPLAGIREASVVPFPPPAIEGLGAYGGFQFQLQQTAAGSMEDMENALRGLIRKAGTRPELQGLFTTFSARDPQFLVEIDREKAKSLGVPFTEITSALQVYMGSRYVNDFDFNNRSYRVYVQADRQFRSQPRDLKQFYARAETGEMVPLDSLVRVKETTTASIVSHYNLFRTAEINGSAAPGYSSGQAIAAMEDVARESLPAGYSYEWTGLALEEIESGGQSLLLFALGLLVVYLTLSAQYESFVLPFIILLSVPMAILGALGAQWLRGLQNDVYCQVGLVMLIGLASKNAILIVEFAEQLQGRGLPLLEAAAAAARLRLRPILMTSVATIMGVMPLVFASGAGSAGRHSVGTTVAGGMIVSTFLNLFIIPVLYVIVRALLPLRRAHAHAVPETAD from the coding sequence ATGTTCGTCAATTTCTTCATACGGCGGCCGGTGTTTGCGACGGTGTGCTCGCTGCTGATCATTCTGGCGGGCGCGACCGCCATTCCCAGGTTGCCGGTGGCGCAGTATCCGGTGCTGGCGCCGCCGCAGGTGAGTGTGTTTGCAAACTACACGGGGGCAAACGCCCAGGCGGTGGAGACCAGCGTCACCACGCTGCTGGAGCAGGCCATTAACGGCTCCGAGGGCATGCGGTACATGAGCTCGACGAGCGGCAACGACGGCTCGAGCTCGGTGACGGCCACGTTCGCACTCGACCGGAATCTGGATATCGCCGCGGTGGACGTGCAGAACCGCGCCTCCACCGTGCTCGGACGCCTGCCGGCCGAGGTCCAGACGACCGGCATCGGCATCTTCAAGAACTCCGGGTCGTTCGTGCTGGCCGTCGGGGTGTATTCCGAAGACGGGCGCTACGACAGCCAGTTCATCAGCAACTACCTGGACGTGTACGTCCGCGACCCGCTGAAACGCGTGAAGGGCGTGGGCGACGTGATGATCTTCGGGGAGCGCAAGTACGCCATGCGCCTGTGGCTGGACCCGCTGCGGCTGGCCAAGCGCAAACTGACCGCGGGCGACGTGGTGGCGGCGCTGCGGGAACAGAACGTGCAGGTGGCGGCCGGGCAGGTGGGACAGTCGCCGACAATCGCTGGACAGCAGTTCCAGATCAGCGTGCGCGCGGTCGGACGGCTGACCGAGCCGAGCGAGTTCGAAAACATCGTGCTCAAGCGGGGGGAGGACGGCTCGCTGGTGCAGTTGCGCGACGTCGGCCGGGCCGAACTGGGCGCCGAGAGCTACGACTCCAACCTTTTCTACAACGGGTATCCGGCGCTGGGGTTGGGCGTGATGCAGCTCTCCAACGCCAACGCGCTGGAAGTGGCGGCGGGAGTGCGGCAGGAGCTGGACCGCCTGGCTAAGCAGTTCCCACCAGGGCTGAAGTACCAGATCGCGTTCGATACCACGGCCGCGGTGGGACAGTCGATCCGCGAGGTGCTGAAGACGCTGGCGGAAGCCATCGTGATCGTCATCCTGGTCATCTTCCTTTTCCTGCAGACGTGGCGGAGCACCCTGATTCCGGCCGTGACCATCCCGGTGTCGCTGATCGGGACGTTCGCCTTCGCCAAGCTGTTCGGGTTCTCCATCAACACGCTGACGCTGTTCGGCATCACGCTGGCGACGGGGCTGGTGGTGGACGACGCCATCGTGGTGATCGAGAACGTGGAGCGGCACATCCAGGAGGGCATGGCGGATGCCCGGCGCGCCACGCAGGTGGCGATGAGCGAGGTGACGGGAGCGGTGATCGCGACCTCGCTGGTCCTGGTCGCAGTGTTCGTGCCGGTGGGGTTCTTTCCCGGCACCACGGGACGGCTCTACCAGCAGTTTGCGCTGACCATTGCCTTCTCCATCGCGCTCTCGGCGTTCAACGCACTCACGCTTTCGCCGGCGCTGGCGGCGCTGCTGCTGCGTCGCTACCACGGAACTAGGAATCCGCTGCTGAACAGCTTCAACCAGGGGCTGGCGCGAGCCACCGAGGCCTACAGCAATCTAATCCCGGTGCTGGAGCGGAGGCGTCTGCCGGTGGTGGTGGTATTTCTGATCGGGCTGACGGCGGCCTATGGCGTGTACCAGGTGGTGCCGACCAGCTTCGTGCCGGACGAGGACCAGGGCTGGTTCATGGTGCTGGTGCAGGCGCCGGAAGGGGCGTCGCTGGAGTACACGACCGCGGTCGCCAACCAGGCCGGCAAGATCCTGTTGCAAAACCCCGACGTGACGGGCGTGTTCTCGGTGCCGGGCTGGAGCTTCGGCGGAGCGGCGCCCAACCGGGCGATGATCTTCATGAACATGAAGGACATCGAAGAACGCAAGGGCGAAGGACATTCTCTGGCGGAAGTGGTGAACGCGGTGCGCGGGCCGCTGGCCGGGATCCGGGAGGCGAGCGTGGTGCCGTTCCCGCCGCCTGCCATCGAGGGACTGGGCGCCTATGGCGGATTCCAGTTCCAGTTGCAGCAGACTGCGGCGGGCTCCATGGAAGACATGGAGAACGCGCTGCGGGGGCTGATCCGCAAGGCCGGCACACGGCCGGAATTGCAAGGTCTGTTCACTACATTCAGCGCGCGCGACCCGCAGTTCCTGGTGGAGATCGACCGGGAGAAGGCCAAGAGCCTGGGCGTGCCGTTCACGGAGATCACGTCGGCGCTACAGGTCTACATGGGCTCGCGATACGTGAACGACTTCGACTTCAACAACCGGTCGTACCGCGTGTACGTGCAGGCAGACCGGCAATTCCGCTCGCAGCCACGCGACCTGAAGCAGTTCTATGCCCGGGCGGAGACGGGCGAGATGGTGCCGCTCGACAGCCTGGTCCGGGTGAAGGAGACCACGACGGCCAGCATCGTGAGCCATTACAACCTGTTCCGCACGGCGGAGATCAATGGCAGTGCGGCGCCGGGATACAGTTCCGGGCAGGCGATTGCAGCCATGGAGGACGTGGCGCGCGAGTCGCTCCCTGCGGGGTATTCCTACGAGTGGACCGGGCTGGCGCTGGAGGAGATCGAATCCGGAGGGCAGTCGTTGTTGCTGTTCGCGCTGGGACTGCTGGTGGTCTACCTGACGCTTTCGGCGCAATACGAGAGCTTCGTGCTGCCGTTCATCATCCTGCTCTCGGTGCCGATGGCGATCCTGGGAGCGCTGGGCGCGCAGTGGCTGCGCGGATTGCAGAACGATGTCTACTGCCAGGTGGGACTGGTGATGCTGATCGGGTTAGCCAGCAAGAACGCCATCCTGATCGTGGAGTTCGCCGAGCAGTTGCAGGGGCGCGGACTGCCGCTGCTGGAAGCGGCGGCAGCGGCGGCGCGGCTGCGCCTGCGACCCATCCTGATGACGTCGGTGGCGACCATCATGGGAGTGATGCCTCTGGTGTTTGCTTCCGGCGCGGGCTCGGCGGGACGGCATTCGGTGGGAACCACGGTGGCGGGCGGGATGATCGTTTCCACCTTCCTCAACCTCTTTATCATCCCCGTTCTGTACGTCATCGTGAGGGCGCTGTTGCCGTTGCGGCGGGCCCACGCGCACGCGGTGCCTGAGACGGCGGACTAG
- a CDS encoding efflux RND transporter periplasmic adaptor subunit: protein MRFSWSQRRIVANAAWWCVLLALAGATVGCSRKAEGGGETGPQAVAVKVETATRERVPDFTEYIATLKSRRSAVIQPEVEGQITRIFVHSGSRVAAGAPLLEIDPRKQEATLTAQEANQRARRAALEYNRQELERRKQLFAAGVISQQELDQAQTAYDASKAEVDALEASVSEQKVQLRYYTVTAPAAGMIGDIPVRVGDRVNTDTVLTTLDEGGDLEAYISIPAEKASAVKPGTPVEIVMPGEQASVRTMTTFVSPRVEDVTQLLLIKAAVPNPQGRFRNDEVVRARVVWSEGERVLLPITAVQRVTGQTFAFVAESDGKQTVARQRAVRLGEIFGNRYVVLEGIQPGEKVIVTGVQMLADGVAVTAE, encoded by the coding sequence ATGAGGTTTTCCTGGTCCCAGCGGCGGATCGTAGCCAACGCGGCGTGGTGGTGTGTCCTGCTGGCACTGGCGGGCGCAACGGTCGGATGCAGCCGGAAGGCGGAGGGAGGCGGGGAGACCGGCCCGCAGGCGGTGGCGGTGAAGGTGGAGACGGCAACGAGGGAGCGCGTGCCGGATTTCACCGAGTACATCGCGACGCTGAAATCGCGGCGGTCGGCGGTGATCCAGCCGGAGGTCGAGGGGCAGATCACGCGTATCTTCGTGCACTCCGGAAGCCGGGTGGCAGCGGGAGCGCCGCTGCTGGAAATCGATCCGCGGAAGCAGGAAGCGACACTCACGGCGCAGGAGGCAAACCAGCGAGCCCGCCGGGCGGCGCTGGAGTACAACCGGCAGGAACTGGAACGGCGTAAACAGTTGTTCGCCGCCGGAGTGATCAGCCAACAGGAACTGGACCAGGCGCAAACGGCGTATGACGCCTCCAAGGCGGAGGTGGATGCGCTGGAAGCGTCCGTGAGCGAGCAGAAAGTGCAGTTGCGCTACTACACGGTCACGGCGCCGGCGGCGGGCATGATCGGCGACATTCCCGTGCGCGTGGGCGATCGCGTCAACACCGACACGGTGCTGACGACGCTCGACGAGGGCGGCGACCTCGAAGCCTACATCTCGATCCCGGCGGAGAAAGCGTCGGCCGTGAAGCCTGGGACGCCGGTGGAGATCGTAATGCCCGGTGAGCAGGCATCGGTCCGCACCATGACCACGTTCGTCTCCCCGCGGGTGGAAGACGTCACGCAGTTGTTGCTGATCAAGGCGGCTGTGCCCAATCCGCAGGGACGCTTCCGCAATGACGAGGTGGTGCGCGCGCGAGTGGTGTGGAGCGAGGGTGAGCGCGTGTTGCTTCCCATCACCGCGGTGCAGCGCGTGACCGGACAGACATTCGCGTTTGTGGCGGAGAGCGACGGGAAGCAGACCGTGGCCCGGCAGAGGGCGGTGCGGCTGGGAGAGATCTTCGGGAACCGGTACGTGGTGCTGGAGGGGATCCAGCCGGGCGAGAAAGTGATTGTCACCGGGGTGCAGATGCTGGCGGACGGAGTGGCGGTAACGGCGGAGTAG
- a CDS encoding 4Fe-4S dicluster domain-containing protein, whose product MGKAILYDATLCIGCRACEQACAEHNRLPYNEAIATEEITSEHKFTSILTRGENYMRRMCMHCQDPTCASVCPVGALRKTELGPVTYDESRCIGCRYCMVACPFSVPKYEWSKVLPGVRKCTMCADRVAAGLPTACTEACPTGATKFGDRDQLIAEARQRLADNPAQYVDHIFGLSEVGGTSVLMLAGVPFERFDMRSDFIQEPLPMLTYRVLSRIPDLVTVGSVLLGGVWWITHRRAEVAAAEGGDARSDGKKEKNP is encoded by the coding sequence ATGGGCAAAGCCATCCTCTATGACGCCACCCTGTGCATCGGGTGCCGGGCTTGCGAGCAGGCCTGCGCCGAGCACAACCGGCTCCCCTACAACGAGGCCATCGCCACCGAGGAGATCACCTCGGAGCACAAGTTCACGTCCATCCTGACCCGCGGCGAGAACTACATGCGGCGGATGTGCATGCACTGCCAGGATCCGACCTGCGCTTCGGTGTGTCCGGTCGGCGCCCTGCGCAAGACGGAACTCGGCCCCGTCACCTACGACGAGAGCCGTTGTATCGGCTGCCGTTACTGCATGGTCGCTTGCCCCTTCAGCGTCCCCAAGTACGAGTGGAGCAAGGTGCTCCCGGGCGTGCGCAAGTGCACCATGTGCGCCGACCGCGTGGCCGCCGGGCTGCCTACCGCCTGCACTGAGGCGTGTCCCACCGGCGCCACCAAGTTCGGAGACCGCGACCAACTCATCGCGGAGGCCCGCCAGCGCCTGGCCGACAATCCCGCCCAGTACGTCGATCACATCTTCGGGTTGAGCGAGGTAGGCGGGACCTCCGTGCTCATGCTCGCCGGCGTCCCCTTCGAGCGCTTCGACATGCGCAGCGACTTCATCCAGGAACCGCTGCCGATGCTCACTTACCGCGTGCTCTCCCGCATCCCGGACCTGGTGACCGTGGGCAGTGTGTTGCTGGGTGGCGTCTGGTGGATCACCCACCGCCGGGCCGAAGTCGCGGCCGCTGAAGGCGGCGACGCCAGGTCCGATGGAAAGAAGGAGAAGAATCCATGA
- the hybB gene encoding Ni/Fe-hydrogenase cytochrome b subunit, whose protein sequence is MTSKLPRFTFWRGVFLFVMLAGMYAAWVRFTQGLGASTNLSDRFPWGIWIGFDVLCGVMLAAGGFTLMAAVHILNVERFQPIVRPTLLTAFLGYVLVVVALLFDLGRPYRIWHPLVMWNPRSVMFEVAWCVMLYTTVLSLEFAPVVFERLRLERPMRILRAISIPLVIAGVILSTLHQSSLGSLYLIVPEKLHPFWYTPLLPVFFFISAIAVGLAMTIFESSLSSKHFRRQLELPLLQELGRILTVVLGVYLVLRLQDLYHRGALRKVLEPGYETWLFLLEMALALVVPLILLLSRRLRESRGGLYLAAVLVVLGFITNRLNVSITGMEAAAGVRYLPKWTEVAVTGAIIAAGFFIFALAARYLAIFPEERVPLERPVPQELTHVAAD, encoded by the coding sequence ATGACCAGCAAGCTGCCGCGCTTCACCTTCTGGCGGGGTGTCTTCCTCTTCGTGATGCTGGCTGGAATGTACGCTGCCTGGGTCCGCTTCACGCAAGGCCTGGGAGCTTCCACCAACTTGAGCGACCGGTTCCCCTGGGGCATTTGGATCGGCTTCGACGTCCTGTGCGGAGTCATGCTGGCCGCCGGGGGCTTCACCCTCATGGCCGCCGTGCACATCTTGAACGTCGAGCGCTTCCAGCCTATCGTGCGGCCCACGCTGCTGACTGCGTTCCTCGGCTACGTCCTGGTCGTGGTGGCGCTGTTGTTCGACCTCGGACGCCCTTACCGCATCTGGCATCCGCTGGTGATGTGGAACCCGCGCTCCGTCATGTTCGAGGTGGCCTGGTGCGTCATGCTCTATACCACCGTGCTCAGCCTGGAGTTTGCGCCGGTGGTCTTCGAGCGCCTGCGCCTGGAGCGCCCTATGCGCATCCTGCGCGCCATCTCCATCCCGCTGGTGATTGCCGGCGTCATCCTCTCCACCCTGCATCAGTCTTCGCTGGGCAGCTTGTACCTCATCGTTCCGGAGAAGCTGCATCCGTTCTGGTACACGCCGCTGTTGCCGGTGTTCTTCTTCATTTCCGCCATCGCCGTCGGCCTGGCTATGACCATTTTCGAGTCCTCGCTGAGCTCCAAGCACTTCCGCCGCCAGCTCGAGTTGCCGCTGCTGCAGGAACTGGGGCGCATCCTCACCGTCGTTCTGGGCGTCTACCTGGTGCTGCGTTTGCAGGATCTGTATCACCGCGGCGCATTGCGCAAGGTCTTGGAACCGGGCTACGAAACCTGGCTCTTCCTGCTGGAAATGGCCTTGGCGCTCGTCGTCCCGCTCATCCTGCTGCTGAGCCGGCGCCTGCGGGAGAGTCGCGGCGGACTGTATCTGGCAGCCGTCCTGGTCGTGCTGGGCTTCATCACCAACCGCCTGAACGTGAGCATCACCGGGATGGAAGCCGCGGCCGGCGTGCGCTACCTCCCCAAGTGGACGGAAGTCGCCGTCACCGGCGCCATCATCGCCGCCGGCTTCTTCATCTTCGCCCTGGCCGCCCGGTATTTGGCCATCTTCCCGGAGGAGCGGGTGCCGCTGGAGCGGCCGGTGCCGCAAGAGCTGACCCATGTCGCTGCTGACTGA
- a CDS encoding ATP-binding protein, whose protein sequence is MSLLTESSRPPAWKRLGRSLSAKLILLLLAAMLVVFGVLGYLNIRLHRRHLEQATLLSAERVSDVLKRSTSYYMMRNDREGLYHIIGTIAQEPGMERVRIFNKEGRISFSTDVSEVNQYVDKRAEACYACHTQAQPLTRLDRPDRFRIYRAADHRVLGIINPIENQPACSNAACHAHPAEQKILGVLDTNLSLARADASLAEGTRQMLLYTVFAVAGVLVLIGLFVWEVVHRPVKVLRAGTDRLARGDLGYQIDIRSHDELGELASSFNRMSRDLREARSELTAWTRTLEERVQQKTSELKAAHEQMLQAEKLASLGKLAAVVAHEINNPLSGILTYARLLRRWAERGEDGESKREEIRASLELIESESRRCGDIVRNLLSFARTGPMNLVWADLNTIVDRCLRLVKHQLELNSIQLHTDLAPELPRVPCDSAQVEQMLLALVMNAIDAMPRGGNLRLRTRLLPESGQVQLQVADDGLGIPPELLPRMFEPFVTTKEERHGVGLGLAISRNIVERHQGSIHVESEPGKGTTFTVVLPLGAENPAAASAAAAIVR, encoded by the coding sequence ATGTCGCTGCTGACTGAGTCCTCGCGGCCTCCCGCCTGGAAGCGCCTGGGCCGCAGCCTGAGCGCCAAGCTCATCCTGCTGCTCCTGGCGGCCATGCTGGTTGTCTTCGGCGTGCTTGGCTACTTGAACATCCGGCTGCATCGCCGGCACCTCGAGCAGGCCACGTTGCTCTCCGCCGAGCGCGTCAGCGACGTGCTCAAACGCTCCACTTCCTACTACATGATGCGCAACGACCGCGAAGGCCTGTACCACATCATCGGGACCATCGCCCAGGAACCGGGCATGGAGCGCGTTCGCATCTTCAACAAGGAAGGCCGCATCAGCTTCTCGACCGACGTGAGCGAAGTCAACCAGTATGTGGACAAACGGGCCGAGGCCTGCTACGCCTGCCATACCCAGGCGCAGCCCCTCACCCGCCTCGACCGCCCCGATCGCTTCCGCATCTACCGCGCCGCCGACCACCGCGTACTGGGCATTATCAATCCCATCGAGAATCAGCCGGCTTGTTCGAACGCCGCCTGCCACGCTCATCCTGCGGAGCAGAAGATCCTGGGCGTGCTGGACACCAACCTCTCCCTGGCCCGCGCCGATGCCAGTCTGGCGGAAGGCACCCGGCAGATGCTCCTTTATACCGTGTTCGCTGTGGCGGGCGTCCTGGTGCTGATCGGCCTGTTTGTGTGGGAGGTTGTGCACCGCCCGGTCAAGGTCCTGCGAGCGGGCACCGACCGGCTGGCCCGCGGCGACCTCGGCTACCAGATCGATATCCGCTCGCACGACGAATTGGGTGAACTGGCGTCGTCCTTCAACCGCATGAGCCGCGACCTGCGCGAAGCGCGCTCCGAACTCACCGCCTGGACCCGCACCCTGGAAGAACGCGTCCAGCAGAAGACCAGCGAGCTGAAGGCCGCCCATGAGCAGATGTTGCAGGCGGAGAAGTTGGCTTCGCTCGGCAAGCTCGCCGCGGTGGTCGCCCACGAGATCAACAACCCGCTCTCCGGCATCCTCACCTACGCCAGGCTGCTGCGCCGCTGGGCCGAACGCGGCGAGGACGGCGAAAGCAAGCGGGAGGAGATCCGCGCCTCCCTGGAACTGATCGAGTCCGAAAGCCGCCGCTGCGGCGACATCGTGCGCAACCTCCTCAGCTTTGCCCGCACCGGTCCCATGAACCTGGTCTGGGCCGACCTGAACACCATCGTGGATCGCTGCCTGCGCCTGGTGAAGCACCAGTTGGAGCTGAACTCTATCCAGCTTCACACTGACCTCGCTCCCGAACTGCCACGTGTGCCTTGTGACTCCGCGCAGGTCGAGCAGATGTTGCTGGCGCTGGTGATGAACGCCATCGACGCCATGCCCCGCGGCGGCAACCTCCGTTTGCGCACCCGCTTGCTGCCCGAGTCCGGCCAGGTCCAATTGCAGGTTGCGGACGACGGCCTCGGCATTCCGCCCGAACTGCTGCCGCGCATGTTCGAGCCCTTCGTCACCACTAAGGAAGAGCGGCACGGCGTGGGCCTCGGTCTGGCCATCAGCCGCAACATCGTGGAGCGCCACCAGGGCAGCATCCACGTCGAATCCGAGCCCGGCAAAGGAACGACCTTCACCGTCGTCCTGCCGCTGGGCGCGGAGAACCCGGCCGCCGCCTCCGCAGCGGCCGCCATCGTGAGGTGA
- a CDS encoding sigma-54 dependent transcriptional regulator has translation MNDRSTLLIVDDELSVRDSLGKWFREEGYEIGAAENASQALARLAERRWDLALVDVKMSGTDGIELQRRMREIDPDMLVIIMTGYASVETAVAALKSGAYDYVTKPLDPDELAHLVRNAISHRRAQQEVGHLRATVTEACRPPDLVGQSAAMRRVLDAIETVAPTDATVLITGESGTGKELVARTVHAMGPRRFHPMVVIHCGALTETLLESELFGHEKGAFTGAQYRKKGKFEVAEGGTVFLDEIGDISLKTQTDLLRVLQEREIVRVGGTQPIRVDFRCIAATNRSLEKLIEERVFRPDLYYRLNVFRIEIPPLRERREDIPLLVDHFVRKFSLSMNKRIHRVVPEAIALLEQQEWPGNVRELENAVERAMVVAQEPELRVQDFLLKPAPGLNEPRTLEDAERIHILRVLEQCGWNQTRAADVLGIDRVTLHNKLKKYGWTRPAAVNQ, from the coding sequence GTGAATGACCGGAGCACTCTGCTGATCGTGGACGATGAACTGAGCGTGCGCGACTCGCTGGGCAAATGGTTCCGCGAGGAAGGCTACGAGATCGGCGCCGCCGAGAACGCCAGCCAGGCCCTGGCCCGCCTGGCCGAGCGCCGCTGGGACCTGGCGCTGGTCGATGTCAAGATGAGCGGCACCGATGGCATCGAGCTGCAGCGCCGCATGCGCGAGATCGACCCCGACATGCTGGTCATCATCATGACCGGGTACGCTTCCGTGGAGACCGCCGTCGCGGCGCTGAAGAGCGGCGCCTACGACTACGTCACCAAGCCGCTCGATCCCGATGAACTCGCTCATCTCGTCCGCAACGCTATCTCCCACCGCCGCGCCCAGCAGGAAGTCGGCCACCTCCGCGCGACCGTCACCGAAGCCTGCCGCCCGCCCGACCTGGTCGGCCAGAGCGCCGCCATGCGCCGCGTCCTCGACGCCATTGAAACCGTCGCCCCCACCGACGCCACCGTGCTCATCACCGGCGAAAGCGGCACCGGAAAGGAACTCGTCGCCCGCACCGTTCATGCCATGGGTCCGCGCCGTTTCCATCCCATGGTCGTGATCCACTGCGGCGCACTGACGGAAACCCTGCTGGAGAGCGAGCTTTTCGGCCACGAGAAGGGCGCCTTCACCGGAGCCCAGTACCGCAAGAAAGGCAAGTTCGAAGTGGCGGAAGGCGGCACTGTCTTTTTGGACGAGATCGGCGACATCTCGCTCAAGACCCAGACCGACCTCCTGCGCGTCCTGCAGGAGCGTGAGATTGTCCGCGTCGGCGGCACCCAGCCCATCCGGGTGGACTTCCGCTGTATCGCGGCCACCAACCGCTCGCTGGAAAAGTTGATTGAGGAGCGCGTCTTCCGCCCCGACCTCTATTACCGCCTCAACGTCTTCCGCATCGAGATTCCACCCCTGCGCGAGCGCCGTGAAGATATTCCGCTGCTCGTCGACCACTTCGTTCGCAAGTTCTCGCTCTCCATGAACAAGCGCATCCATCGCGTCGTTCCCGAAGCCATCGCGCTACTCGAGCAGCAGGAGTGGCCCGGCAACGTCCGCGAGCTGGAAAACGCCGTCGAGCGCGCCATGGTCGTGGCCCAGGAGCCCGAACTCCGCGTGCAGGACTTCCTCCTCAAGCCGGCCCCCGGCCTCAATGAGCCCCGCACGCTGGAGGACGCCGAGCGCATCCACATCCTGCGCGTGCTCGAACAGTGCGGCTGGAACCAGACCCGCGCTGCCGATGTGCTGGGCATCGATCGCGTCACTCTGCACAACAAGCTCAAGAAGTACGGCTGGACCCGGCCTGCGGCCGTCAACCAATGA
- a CDS encoding archaemetzincin family Zn-dependent metalloprotease, whose translation MNFLHLLPVGNVEAAWLEGLRPALAQAFGVPCRLLPGALDPAFAFQPNRQQYHSTEILDRLRARLQPDTWRLLGVTSADLCIPILTFVFGEAQLNGACALVSTHRLRQEFYGLPPDPALLRDRLLKEAIHELGHTLELQHCDDYTCAMAAAHAVEWIDLRSPGFCQHCRARILSQQAEKQWVSAR comes from the coding sequence ATGAACTTTCTCCATCTGCTGCCGGTGGGCAACGTCGAGGCCGCTTGGCTCGAGGGCCTCCGTCCTGCCCTCGCCCAAGCCTTCGGCGTGCCCTGCCGGCTGCTCCCCGGCGCCCTGGATCCCGCCTTCGCCTTCCAGCCCAACCGGCAGCAGTACCACTCCACGGAGATTCTTGACCGCCTGCGTGCTCGCCTCCAGCCGGACACCTGGCGGCTCTTGGGCGTCACCTCCGCCGACCTCTGCATCCCCATCCTGACGTTCGTTTTCGGCGAGGCCCAGCTCAACGGCGCCTGTGCCCTGGTTTCCACCCATCGCCTGCGCCAGGAGTTCTACGGACTGCCGCCCGACCCGGCGCTCCTCCGCGACCGCCTGCTCAAGGAAGCCATCCACGAGCTGGGCCACACCCTCGAGCTTCAGCATTGCGACGACTACACCTGCGCCATGGCTGCCGCCCATGCCGTCGAGTGGATTGACCTCAGGTCCCCGGGCTTCTGCCAGCATTGCCGCGCCCGCATCCTCAGCCAGCAGGCGGAGAAACAATGGGTAAGCGCCCGTTGA